One genomic region from Haloprofundus salinisoli encodes:
- a CDS encoding DUF5788 family protein produces the protein MKEFERKRLLERVNREGATVGVDIPDRIDVQGEEIDLRQFVFEIKRRDTIPSGERERVDQAKKNLRRERLQRFQKIENNEVSYEEGQRLVESIIGIDRALNALGSLRSTDLNQEAELQEAADKKRWMSFLRQALGRDDSAGRMGR, from the coding sequence ATGAAGGAGTTCGAGCGAAAGCGGTTGCTGGAGCGGGTCAACCGCGAGGGCGCGACGGTCGGAGTCGACATCCCCGACCGCATCGACGTGCAGGGCGAGGAGATCGACCTCCGCCAGTTCGTCTTCGAGATAAAACGGCGCGACACTATCCCGTCGGGCGAGAGAGAGCGCGTCGACCAGGCGAAGAAGAATCTCCGCCGCGAGCGGCTCCAGCGGTTCCAGAAAATCGAGAACAACGAGGTGAGCTACGAGGAGGGCCAGCGACTCGTCGAGAGCATCATCGGCATCGACCGGGCGCTCAACGCCCTCGGTTCGCTTCGGTCGACGGACCTTAATCAGGAGGCGGAGCTCCAGGAAGCCGCCGACAAGAAGCGGTGGATGAGCTTCCTCCGGCAGGCGCTCGGCCGCGACGACTCCGCGGGGCGGATGGGCCGATGA
- a CDS encoding type II secretion system protein, translated as MSAENHVSTAADIVRALARLAPVDVDTSRPLADALSYLDAPVSGETVVRGGYGAAVVVAFCSLPAVTLLAPPLVAVAAAFGCGLAGAHVIHRAPVLLARTRRAGALGDAAGVVNRVVLRLRLDPTAERAAVFAARTGRGPLAASLAAHVRRARGTPDSGLAAFGDEWADRLPALGRATTLLLASAAATPGERERGLERALDTVLDGTRDRLARFADDVRAPLSGLYAFGVLLPLALVGVLPAASSAGVPVDTPALVVVYDVVLPLGLFCAVVWLVSRRPVAFSPPRVDLDHPDASVAPREYLAVVAVVLAGIAVSGTAIGLWSAPLVAVGGLIGGSLVVRYQPARRVHAHVRRVESGLDDALYLVGRHVVEGVAVERALDRVADELDGATGEMLADAVTTQRALRVDVRAAFLGEDGALATIPSPRARSAAELLALAATEGEPAGAALVATAEQLNRLRRLEREARRELSELTETLQNTGALFGPLVGGATVALVERLAGVSSSTATSAFGTGAMDAATTAAESAPAAGSSLAGPPETATFGLTVGTYVLLSAVLLTALATAIEHGLDRVLLGYRIGLALLAATTTYLAAFVAASLLV; from the coding sequence ATGAGCGCCGAGAACCACGTTTCGACGGCGGCCGACATCGTCCGGGCGCTCGCCCGACTGGCACCCGTCGACGTCGACACCAGTCGGCCGCTCGCCGACGCGCTGAGCTATCTCGACGCGCCGGTGTCGGGCGAGACGGTCGTCCGAGGCGGCTACGGGGCCGCCGTCGTCGTCGCGTTCTGCTCGCTCCCCGCCGTCACGCTCCTCGCGCCTCCGCTCGTCGCCGTCGCCGCCGCGTTCGGTTGCGGCCTCGCCGGCGCTCACGTCATCCACCGCGCCCCGGTGCTCCTCGCACGCACGCGTCGAGCGGGAGCGCTCGGCGACGCCGCCGGCGTCGTCAACCGGGTCGTGCTACGCCTTCGGCTGGACCCAACCGCCGAGCGGGCGGCGGTGTTCGCGGCCCGGACCGGTCGAGGACCGCTCGCAGCGAGTCTCGCGGCACACGTCCGCCGCGCCCGCGGAACGCCGGACTCGGGGCTGGCGGCGTTCGGCGACGAGTGGGCCGATCGCCTCCCGGCCCTCGGACGGGCAACGACGTTGTTGCTCGCCAGCGCGGCGGCGACGCCGGGCGAACGCGAGCGCGGACTGGAGCGCGCGCTCGACACCGTTCTCGACGGGACGCGGGACCGACTCGCGCGCTTCGCCGACGACGTGCGCGCGCCGCTGTCCGGACTGTACGCGTTCGGCGTCCTGCTCCCGTTGGCGCTCGTCGGAGTGCTCCCGGCAGCGTCGAGCGCCGGCGTTCCCGTCGACACGCCGGCGCTGGTCGTCGTCTACGACGTGGTCCTCCCGCTCGGACTGTTCTGTGCGGTCGTGTGGCTCGTCAGTCGCCGGCCCGTCGCCTTCTCGCCGCCCCGAGTCGACCTCGACCATCCCGACGCGTCGGTCGCCCCCCGGGAGTACCTCGCCGTCGTGGCGGTTGTACTCGCGGGAATCGCCGTGAGCGGGACCGCCATCGGGCTGTGGAGCGCGCCGCTCGTCGCCGTCGGCGGCCTCATCGGCGGGTCGCTCGTCGTCCGCTACCAACCGGCCAGACGGGTACACGCGCACGTTCGACGCGTCGAATCCGGACTCGACGACGCGCTGTATCTCGTCGGTCGTCACGTCGTCGAAGGCGTCGCCGTCGAACGTGCACTGGACCGCGTCGCCGACGAACTCGACGGCGCGACCGGCGAGATGCTGGCCGACGCGGTGACGACCCAGCGGGCGCTCCGCGTCGACGTCCGCGCCGCCTTCTTGGGCGAGGACGGAGCGCTCGCGACGATTCCGAGCCCGCGCGCGAGAAGCGCGGCCGAACTGCTGGCACTGGCGGCGACGGAGGGCGAACCTGCGGGGGCGGCGCTCGTCGCCACGGCGGAGCAACTTAATCGCCTCCGACGTCTCGAGCGAGAAGCGCGCCGTGAGCTATCCGAACTCACCGAAACGCTGCAGAACACCGGCGCGCTGTTCGGCCCCCTCGTCGGCGGGGCGACGGTGGCGTTGGTCGAACGACTGGCCGGCGTCTCGTCGTCGACGGCGACCTCCGCGTTCGGGACGGGAGCGATGGACGCAGCGACCACCGCCGCCGAATCGGCGCCCGCAGCGGGTTCGTCGCTGGCGGGCCCGCCGGAAACCGCGACGTTCGGCCTCACCGTCGGCACGTACGTGCTCCTCTCGGCAGTGCTTCTGACCGCCCTGGCGACGGCTATCGAACACGGGCTCGACCGCGTGCTTCTCGGTTACCGAATCGGACTCGCGCTGCTCGCGGCGACGACGACGTACCTCGCGGCCTTCGTCGCCGCGAGTCTCCTCGTGTGA
- a CDS encoding DUF7311 family protein, translating to MVTRLVVAVALAVALVAASLPAVDAAREERTKARLDAELTRVADAARSLPETEDAAGDTSLAARRVVAVSVPERSLTTASVDYVELAGGDVSVGASFSYRLAGREETTHRLTGVPLSTPTGPVRLSATGTQRLALSLVERGRGRLVTLRRLEADDVGGAA from the coding sequence GTGGTAACGCGACTCGTCGTCGCTGTCGCGCTCGCAGTCGCCCTCGTCGCCGCGTCGCTTCCCGCCGTCGACGCCGCCCGCGAGGAGCGGACGAAAGCCCGCCTCGACGCCGAACTCACGCGCGTCGCCGACGCCGCACGGAGCCTCCCCGAGACCGAAGACGCCGCCGGCGACACGTCGCTGGCCGCCCGTCGCGTCGTCGCCGTCTCCGTCCCCGAGCGGTCGCTGACGACTGCGTCCGTCGACTACGTCGAACTGGCCGGTGGAGACGTCTCGGTCGGTGCTTCGTTCAGCTACCGACTCGCCGGCCGCGAAGAGACGACGCATCGCCTCACCGGCGTTCCACTCTCGACACCGACCGGTCCGGTTCGACTCTCTGCGACGGGCACGCAGCGACTCGCCCTCTCGCTCGTCGAACGCGGCCGAGGACGACTCGTGACGCTCCGCCGTCTCGAAGCCGACGACGTCGGGGGAGCGGCCTGA
- a CDS encoding ATPase, T2SS/T4P/T4SS family: MRLLSRFGVGDEPADEAEKTDCRCDPSFVEPSGTGVGRRVELVVDADDCPGGGDLVADPACRATVVDALAERDADVVRTHSRGYERRYDGDAAALLLAAGRFVERAAVHDPTLAERARRDPLGAARQATGRAGPVKRIAAETGLSEGAVRASGYEDSLRPFVGPALMRSRVALRPPPGSTLVDRRSLDDDTTVRRYERDGGRDWYQLDPAFTELDRSATATLAEARSVLADGVGGAGERAPGRAVRAVVAEHRHDGSNAGGDGSAGSDETDETNGADAPSVERLSSLLAKHTHGHGVLDDLFSDARVSDVFVTAPVESNPVRVVVDGERLDTNVRLTRSGAAALASRFRRTSGRPFSKADPTLDAVVDAEGGRIRVAAVSTPASDGLAFAFRRHDGAPLTLPALVANDTLSADAAALLSLSVERGAAGLVAGTRGAGKTTLLGALLWELPMASRTVVVEDTPELPVDALQRHDREVQTLYVDVGDGATLTPTGGVRTALRLGEGALVVGEVRGEEAAALYEAMRVGASGSAVLGTIHGDGGAAVRERVVSDFGVPESSFAATDLVVTLSSSGGRHVARIEELRVSDAGVRFVTLFEYADGALRPTGVVERGNSALVDALAGPGERYADVRQALGTRRQSLRALADGDRTRPADVVAAYEHR; this comes from the coding sequence ATGCGACTGCTCTCACGGTTCGGAGTCGGGGACGAACCCGCGGACGAAGCCGAGAAGACGGACTGCCGCTGTGACCCGTCGTTCGTCGAACCGAGCGGCACCGGCGTCGGTCGCCGCGTCGAGCTCGTCGTCGACGCCGACGACTGTCCCGGCGGCGGCGACTTGGTCGCCGACCCCGCCTGTCGAGCGACCGTCGTCGACGCACTCGCAGAGCGCGACGCCGACGTCGTGCGTACCCACTCTCGCGGGTACGAACGGAGATACGACGGAGACGCGGCGGCACTGCTGCTCGCCGCCGGACGGTTCGTCGAGCGGGCGGCCGTCCACGACCCGACGCTCGCCGAGCGGGCGCGGCGCGACCCCCTCGGCGCGGCGCGGCAGGCGACCGGACGCGCCGGACCGGTGAAGCGAATCGCCGCCGAAACCGGTCTCTCGGAGGGGGCGGTCCGCGCATCGGGGTACGAAGACTCGCTCCGGCCGTTCGTCGGACCGGCGCTCATGCGTTCGCGCGTTGCGCTCCGACCGCCACCGGGGTCGACTCTCGTCGACCGCCGGTCGCTCGACGACGACACGACCGTTCGTCGGTACGAACGCGACGGCGGCCGGGACTGGTATCAGCTCGACCCTGCGTTCACCGAACTCGACCGGTCGGCCACTGCGACGCTCGCGGAGGCGCGAAGCGTGCTGGCTGACGGCGTCGGCGGCGCGGGCGAGCGAGCACCGGGCCGGGCGGTCCGCGCCGTCGTCGCCGAACACCGACACGACGGCAGCAACGCCGGCGGCGACGGCAGCGCCGGCAGCGACGAGACCGACGAGACCAACGGCGCCGACGCGCCATCGGTGGAGCGGCTCTCGTCGCTCTTGGCGAAACATACACACGGCCACGGCGTCCTCGACGACCTGTTTTCGGACGCTCGGGTCTCGGACGTGTTCGTGACCGCGCCCGTCGAGTCGAATCCGGTTCGGGTCGTCGTCGACGGCGAGCGCCTCGACACGAACGTTCGACTGACCCGGTCGGGTGCGGCGGCGCTGGCGTCGCGGTTCCGGCGGACGAGCGGCCGGCCGTTCTCGAAGGCGGACCCGACGCTGGACGCGGTGGTCGACGCCGAGGGAGGTCGAATCCGCGTCGCCGCCGTCTCGACCCCGGCGAGCGACGGCCTCGCGTTCGCGTTCCGCCGACACGACGGCGCACCGCTGACGCTCCCGGCGCTCGTCGCCAACGATACGCTCTCGGCTGATGCCGCCGCGCTGCTCTCGCTTTCGGTCGAACGCGGGGCCGCCGGACTCGTCGCCGGCACCCGTGGAGCGGGGAAGACGACGCTGCTCGGGGCCCTGCTGTGGGAACTGCCGATGGCGTCGCGGACGGTAGTGGTCGAGGATACGCCGGAACTGCCGGTCGACGCGCTCCAGCGCCACGACCGCGAGGTCCAGACGCTCTACGTCGACGTCGGTGACGGGGCGACGCTCACGCCGACGGGCGGCGTCCGGACGGCGCTTCGGCTCGGCGAGGGCGCACTCGTCGTCGGCGAGGTCCGCGGCGAGGAGGCCGCCGCCCTGTACGAGGCGATGCGCGTCGGTGCGAGCGGGAGCGCCGTCCTCGGGACGATTCACGGCGACGGCGGCGCGGCGGTCAGAGAGCGGGTCGTCTCGGACTTCGGCGTTCCCGAGTCCTCCTTTGCGGCGACGGACCTCGTGGTGACGCTCTCGTCGAGCGGCGGGCGACACGTCGCCCGAATCGAGGAGCTCCGCGTGAGCGACGCGGGCGTCCGGTTCGTGACGCTGTTCGAGTACGCCGACGGCGCACTTCGCCCGACGGGCGTGGTCGAGCGAGGTAACAGCGCGCTCGTCGACGCGCTCGCCGGACCGGGCGAGCGATACGCCGACGTTCGACAGGCGCTCGGAACGCGGCGACAGTCGCTCCGAGCGCTCGCCGACGGCGACCGGACGCGACCGGCGGACGTCGTCGCTGCGTACGAGCACCGATGA
- a CDS encoding tubulin/FtsZ family protein gives MKTVLIGVGQAGGKLATAMAEFDSRMGFGAVRGALAVNSAKTDLQPLPLDTVLVGQDRVNGHGVGGDNELGAEVMQSDAREVMGELDGRITAEAEAIFVVAGLGGGTGSGGMPVLVKELKRVYDVPVYGLGILPGRNEGSMYQVNAGRSLKTVAREADSVLLVDNDAWRSSGESMEEGFDAINEAIAQRVGLLLASGEATEGVGESVVDSSEIINTLRSGGVAALGYASSEASEEAEENINTIMSTVRRALLTGTSLPEATDADSALVVVAGQAETISRKGVERARKWVEEETGSLQVRGGDFPLESGRLAALILLGGVERSERLQQFMERAKQAQNETEEEKPDPVDMWSNDEIDSLL, from the coding sequence ATGAAAACCGTCCTGATAGGTGTAGGCCAAGCTGGCGGCAAACTCGCCACGGCGATGGCTGAGTTCGATTCACGGATGGGCTTCGGCGCAGTCCGGGGCGCACTCGCAGTCAACAGCGCGAAAACAGACCTCCAACCGCTCCCGCTCGACACGGTGCTCGTCGGCCAAGACCGAGTAAACGGCCACGGCGTCGGCGGCGACAACGAACTCGGTGCGGAAGTGATGCAGTCTGACGCCCGCGAAGTGATGGGCGAACTCGACGGCCGCATCACCGCCGAGGCGGAGGCCATCTTCGTCGTCGCCGGCCTCGGCGGCGGCACCGGCAGCGGCGGGATGCCCGTCCTCGTGAAGGAACTCAAGCGCGTCTACGACGTGCCAGTTTACGGTCTCGGCATCCTCCCCGGCCGCAACGAGGGTTCGATGTACCAAGTGAACGCGGGCCGGTCGCTGAAGACCGTCGCCCGCGAGGCCGACTCGGTGTTGCTCGTCGACAACGACGCGTGGCGTTCCTCCGGCGAGAGCATGGAGGAGGGCTTCGACGCCATCAACGAGGCCATCGCCCAGCGCGTCGGTCTGCTCCTCGCGTCCGGCGAGGCGACGGAGGGCGTCGGCGAATCGGTCGTCGACTCCTCCGAGATCATCAATACGCTCCGCTCGGGCGGCGTCGCGGCGCTCGGCTACGCCAGCTCCGAGGCCAGCGAGGAGGCCGAAGAGAACATCAACACCATCATGAGCACCGTCCGGCGGGCGCTTCTCACCGGGACGAGCCTCCCCGAAGCCACCGATGCGGACTCGGCGCTCGTCGTCGTTGCGGGACAGGCCGAGACCATCTCGCGGAAAGGCGTCGAGCGCGCGCGGAAATGGGTCGAGGAGGAGACCGGCAGCCTGCAGGTCCGCGGCGGCGACTTCCCGCTCGAAAGCGGCCGCCTCGCGGCGCTCATCCTGCTCGGCGGCGTCGAACGCTCCGAGCGCCTCCAACAGTTCATGGAGCGCGCGAAGCAAGCGCAGAACGAGACCGAAGAGGAGAAACCCGACCCGGTCGACATGTGGAGCAACGACGAGATAGACTCGCTGTTGTAA
- a CDS encoding DUF7310 family coiled-coil domain-containing protein, which translates to MPDETACRSGVSVRSGRETRLERLETRLDAVERATTGTDISVVDLSSAADLDARLTAVEERLSEFDDRLSELDAAVQALRGYVGGVRTVNRAVERRADAALAAVESLERDRSDGDAVEEILDAVETERAPPKSTESLDCSDDTDVDNDTEGGNTSGLAARLKETW; encoded by the coding sequence ATGCCCGACGAAACCGCGTGCCGAAGCGGCGTTTCGGTCCGCAGCGGCCGCGAAACCCGCCTCGAACGCCTCGAAACGCGACTCGACGCGGTCGAACGAGCGACGACGGGGACTGACATCTCGGTCGTAGACCTCTCTTCTGCCGCCGATCTGGACGCGCGGCTCACCGCCGTCGAAGAGCGCCTGTCGGAGTTCGACGACCGCCTTTCGGAACTCGACGCGGCGGTGCAAGCGCTCAGAGGGTACGTCGGCGGCGTCAGGACGGTCAACCGGGCAGTCGAACGTCGCGCCGACGCGGCGCTCGCGGCCGTCGAGTCGCTGGAACGCGACCGGTCGGACGGAGACGCCGTCGAGGAGATTCTCGACGCCGTCGAGACGGAGAGAGCGCCGCCTAAATCGACCGAATCGCTCGACTGTAGCGACGACACCGACGTCGACAACGACACCGAAGGTGGAAACACGAGCGGACTCGCCGCCCGTCTCAAAGAGACGTGGTAA
- a CDS encoding alkaline phosphatase family protein, giving the protein MGLFDRLRGNDNPRVAFIGIDGVPFSLLDEHRNEFPNFARLADEGTAGAIDSIVPPESSACWPALTTGVNPGETGVYGFQDREIGSYDTYVPMGRDVQASRLWDRVSEAGMNATVMNVPVTFPPQRNVQRMVSGFLSPSVDKASQPDELRDTLESMGYRIDVNAKLGHQEDKTEFIEDAHDTIEKRFEAFSHYIEQDDWDLFFGVFMTTDRLNHFLFKDYERDGPNKQAFLDFYKKVDDYIGQIREMLPDDVTLVVASDHGFTSLDHEVHFNTWLEQEGWLSYEDDDHSELGDIADETTAYSLIPGRFYLNLEGREPRGSVPEEEYEEKRAELKEALENLEGPDGRKVCERVVEREEAFRGDHEDIAPDLVAIPAHGFDLKAGFKGHDEVFGVGPRNGMHSFDNATLFIDDPEANIGEADLFDIAPTILELMEIEYERAELDGASLV; this is encoded by the coding sequence ATGGGTTTGTTCGACCGACTGCGCGGTAACGACAATCCGCGTGTCGCTTTCATCGGTATCGACGGCGTCCCTTTCAGTCTTCTCGACGAACACCGCAACGAGTTCCCCAACTTCGCGCGTCTGGCCGACGAGGGCACCGCCGGAGCCATCGACAGCATCGTGCCCCCGGAGTCGAGCGCCTGCTGGCCCGCGCTGACGACGGGCGTCAACCCCGGTGAGACCGGTGTGTACGGCTTCCAAGACCGCGAAATCGGCTCCTACGACACCTACGTCCCGATGGGCCGCGACGTGCAGGCGTCCCGTCTGTGGGACCGCGTGAGCGAGGCGGGGATGAACGCGACGGTGATGAACGTCCCCGTCACGTTCCCCCCGCAGCGAAACGTCCAGCGGATGGTCTCTGGATTCCTCTCGCCGAGCGTCGACAAGGCGTCGCAACCGGACGAACTCCGCGACACGCTCGAATCGATGGGCTACCGCATCGACGTGAACGCGAAACTCGGCCACCAGGAGGACAAAACCGAGTTCATCGAGGACGCCCACGACACCATCGAGAAGCGGTTCGAGGCGTTCTCGCACTACATCGAGCAGGACGACTGGGACCTCTTCTTCGGCGTGTTCATGACGACCGACCGCCTCAACCACTTCCTGTTCAAAGACTACGAGCGCGACGGCCCGAACAAGCAGGCGTTCCTCGACTTCTACAAGAAGGTCGACGACTACATCGGCCAGATCCGGGAGATGCTCCCCGACGACGTCACGCTCGTCGTCGCCTCCGACCACGGGTTCACCTCGCTGGACCACGAGGTCCACTTCAACACGTGGCTCGAACAGGAGGGCTGGCTGAGCTACGAGGACGACGACCACTCCGAACTCGGCGACATCGCCGACGAGACGACGGCGTACTCGCTCATCCCCGGACGGTTCTACCTCAACCTCGAAGGCCGCGAACCCCGCGGTAGCGTCCCCGAGGAGGAGTACGAGGAGAAGCGCGCCGAACTCAAAGAGGCGCTCGAAAACCTCGAAGGCCCCGACGGTCGGAAGGTCTGCGAGCGCGTCGTCGAGCGCGAGGAGGCGTTCCGCGGTGACCACGAGGACATCGCGCCGGATCTCGTCGCCATCCCCGCCCACGGATTCGACCTCAAGGCCGGGTTCAAGGGTCACGACGAGGTGTTCGGCGTCGGCCCGCGAAACGGGATGCACAGCTTCGACAACGCGACGCTGTTCATCGACGACCCCGAGGCGAACATCGGCGAAGCGGACCTCTTCGACATCGCGCCGACCATCCTCGAACTGATGGAAATCGAGTACGAACGCGCGGAACTCGACGGCGCGAGTCTGGTTTAA